The nucleotide window GTATTTAGAAAATCAGTGTTGGAGTTTAGTTAGTTGGTAATGTGGGATTTTGAGCATAAAGTTAACAGTTTTGccagttgtacagtatgttgtaggtgtgttggtgcattaagagtttaggaaaagtgttgaaagtattgtcatagcaattgtaaaataaaactgtaaaaagacaGGCGGTCATACAGAGCATCTCATACAGAGGGTGAATCCAGGTTCAACAGCCATGGGCAGTATGCGAAACatgaagtgttttttgaacattaaagcttGTAAAAATGTTCtactacaaacacaaaatacaagtattaaCCTGAAAATGCTGTGTAACAGTTGCCCTTTAAGGTTTgcatgaaaggtgctatataaataaagttaagtTAACTCATCTTCGAAAGTgactttaaagtaaaagtaacaaacaaAGTAATTAAGGAGTTTACATCATTAAAGGGATACTTTTAATCCTACTctgtgtcatgtttgtgtgggcagtgtgtgtaGATTAACACTGTTTGGCTTTGAGCAGCCAAGGAGGGAAGCCACACAGCGTTTAACTGTACACACTGCCATGGCACAGAGCTGAATTTAGATCAGCAAAAGTTCTCTTTAAGTATCAATGCAATCCTGGCAAAACATCCCCTGAGAAAATACAGTGTCTGCTAATGTCTCTGTGTCAACGACTTCAGTCATGTATGAAATCAAGGTACAAATTCACTACGCTGTTACTACACTAAAATGCAACTAGAGTTTGGGAATTAAACCTCGCAGTTCTGTTCTGTAAATGAACAAAACCCATGCAACTTTTTACTTGCAGCAGTGTTGCAGTAAAAAGGAAACGGTCATTCTTACAGAACGTTACATTGAAACATACAATGTGACCACACATTTTTGATCAGCATTTAGAAATGTAATCGGAGTTTGACATAATGTATTCAGTTACCCAGCCACTTGAATAAGAATATTTTTCTGTTAAAGCTAAGAGTCTAATGTCAGGCACCACGCAGCGTCTCTCTACAGCATGTTGGTCTCACAGGAGTCAGGCTGCAGTATTTTAAGTGTAACAATGAAACGAATGGATTTTCTAAACCACGGATAGAAAAAGGCATAGATCACCGGGTTGAGACAGGAGTTAAAATAGTACAAACATATAACGAATGCAGCAGACGAAGCATTAAGCACGTTGTCTTGGCCAGTAATAGCCACACAGTAATATGGGCagagacacattaaaaacacaactaCAACAACACCAATACTCCTGGCTGCTTTTATCTCAGATTTCTTAGCAGTTACTTTCACTGAACCCTGAAGTGTGACAGCTGCANNNNNNNNNNCATGGCACGAGCCTGAGACACAGCCACCACAAACACTCTCATGTACAGAACAACAATAACGGTAATGGgaataatgaatgaaaaaataacaTCTGCTATTCCAGCAATGTAGTTGGTGAAAAATATACACTCTCCGAAGCAGGAGTTAAACCTGCCTGGTTGTTTTAGACTATCATTCAAAACAAGACTTTGAAAGATAACAGAACACAtccaacacagacaaacacaaacttgAACTCTTTTGTGTGTAACTTTAGTGGAGTAATGCAGAGGATAACAAATAGCCACATAGCGGTCAACTGATATGAGCACCATGGTCCCTGCTGAGGTAGAGGTGATAATATATGCTATATACTGATACAGAGTACACATGAGGTCACCGAGGAACCAGCAGCCGTCTATGAGGATAATTTGAAAGAACATGAGGAGACCNNNNNNNNNNAAGAAATCTGAGACCgccagagagaggaggatgaggttGGTGGGGGTTTGGAGCTGCCTGGAAATAAAGACCAGCAACACATTTACCATCACACCTAGAATCAATTCTCATTCAGCTAAAAGCAGACACATAAAagtctgaaatacaaaaacattattttgaaaaaaattctcATTTCTTCACAGTTTAAGAACAAGCAATACTTGTTATTATTATCCACCAGTTCCATATATGAATTAAGCTTTTGGCTACCTGAAGTGGGAGATAGAGATGATGACCAGCAGGTTAAGAGTCACAGTGAtcagagagatggaggacaGCAGAATGTAGATCAGCATGGACTCAAAGTGAGGACGCACTGGCTTCCTGCAGGAGGTGTTGAGGAGTTGTGGGAAGCAGAGTTCTGTTCCCTCCGAGGTCTCCatcagcagagagaggagacgcTGCTGAACTCTGGCAGCTCTCTGACTAAAACTTTATGTCATACAACGGATTTATCTCAATCCTACCTGCCCACACCTCCTTCCCTCCTCACCCTTGTtgctctttttctctccgtaGAGACTGAAGTACTCAACATGCTGTGCTCATCTCGCTCACTGTTTGGGATGACTGGGATCTGTGTAACGTCAACATTTGGCCGACCGCCAGATGTCCGAGATCCGAGTTGGCTGTGCTGAAGCCGTAAATTACTTTAGGCTTTGCACCCAGATTACCCCAACTGGTTAAAATACCATTTCGCTGGAGAACAAGGCAATGCAGAGTCCCAATGTGGAGTACATATCCTTATTTACACACGCACTGCAACCCTGAACTTATCTAGACATTACTGGAGGAGCTGTGTTTGAGAAGGAAAATGTCTGAAtaagttttcatttttatttaaccctcctggtATCCTTCGGGTCAATTTGAACCCATTCAATGTTTAACATCTCCAAAAAAGTGCTTGACACCGTTTTTATGCTTCATATTGAAAAACCTTTGCTACTTTAATGAGGTCAactggttaaaaataaaattaacatgATGATGCATTTTCAGGTCACTTTCACACGCGGGTTGTTGCAATTTCATAATCTTTAATTCCCCTACCCCACACATGCACTCACCCTCTCTGAGAGAGGGAAAACATTGTTCCCGCCAAGCGGCTCAGCGAGCGATCACGAAGCATAGCTCATGTGGTGCCATTTAATGCTACCAAGCACTGACCCATCGTTAGCCTTCCAATGACTGACATTCATTTTGGTGCctctttgacagcaaataactttacatctgaagcgtttaaccCACCGAGGTCCAAAGGATTTTTGACAACTTCAGTTGTCTCATGTGTTTGCATGTCCAGGGGGTGTGCTGGGTTATCTGCCTTGTCTTCCTGCAGTTCACACATGACTTTCTACCATATGAGGCCCTCTTCTTAGTTTCTGTTGGCTCAGAAATTGTCACAGGTACATGGTCACTCTGttgcagggtggggggggggcatcaacTGAGACACCCCNNNNNNNNNNGTCAGTCAGGTCCTCCAGAGAATCCCTGTGGGTCATGGGTTGTTGCTGCTtctctgcacacaaaacaaaataaataaggcAAAGTATTAGATCGTACATCTCAGACCAATGAgtgattttgtattttatttctcacGCAGCATGTGAGAACCATGGCTGAGACTGCTTGATTCTGTACCCCCGTCCTCCTGCAGCTAAAAGGTGAGGAGtattaaaaattgaaatgcACAAACtattacactgtaaaaaataaaaaaaacaatacgaCTTTTACAGAActactttttacatttacagaaaatgCTACTGTACACATTTCTGTTGtagtaattttttttactttttatacttttgtttttacagtaaataaatacttaCTCGTCAGATGGGTCTATACCATCCTGGTAAGCCAGCATGGTCAAAGAACTCTTCTCCCAAAGGTGCTTCATCCGTCCTAGTAAAAAACATGTTCAGTGCTGCTTTTACATCCATAGTACATCCATATCTAGGACACAGGACccagcaggacactgcagggcatcgcagagcacagcagggtgtagcagggagTGCAGCAGGACCAATACGACAGCTGAATCCTGCCTAATCCTAGGAAATATGTATTTCTGGGACAGGATTCACACAAATTGAAAGGGAGAGGACAGagcagctcagtgtgtcaaaggaaggaaggaaggaaatccCCTCGGCATTCTTGAACTATGagagcataactaagagagacggGTTTTGCATGTACACACTTCTGGTCgctctctgaggtcttcaggcCGAGACCTActaactgtccccagaacacgttttaaaaccagNNNNNNNNNNGCCttttctgtggtggctccaaggctctggaaccGTCTCCCTTTAGCCTTGAGAgccttggattctgtggaaatgtttaaaaaaacacctgaagacacatctttttagacaagctttcAACTAGCGTCATGGCTTAGTATTTTcgtgttgctgtttttatttgtttttactgttaagcactttgtgacccctcTTGTCTATGAAAggtgctaaataaataaagtttatttacTTAAGGAGAGGTGCCTGGTCAGACTAGAACTCTCCCCAGCCGGATCGGGTTttactgccctgcctccctctgcTTTTAGGATATTATTGATTATAGGGTAGATGAAGAGAAGTAGGTGGACCTTtcctataagctttatcaaagaggagattTTTCAGGTTATTCTTAATTGTGGTGACAATTTCTGCCCGGataagacccaggactaggtggagagattacatctccaacctggcctgagaacgcctcaggatcccccagtcggagctggttgatgtggctcgggggAAGGGACatttggggttccctgctggagctgctgccccgggACCCGATtccagataagcggatgaagatggatggaaatTGTGATCAGTCAGAGAAATAGGACTTAAACCATCTTAGTGggattcctttaatgccaactaaatgtaTTAATCACTGTAACAGGATGGTTTGGTCAATAGtgttgaatgcagcactaagatctaaaaAGACAAGTAAGTATGGAGACAAGTCCTTTAGttaataaactaaaataaactattgctatgtagaaaatcNNNNNNNNNNATAACTGATTAGCAactaccttctcaaggatcttggagagaaagggaaggttagAAATAGGTCCATAGTTGGCTAAGACCTCAGGATCGAGGGAGGGTTTTTTCACAGCTACTTGAAATGACTGtggtacataacctgttaatagagACATATTGATCAGATCTAGTAAGGAAGTGTTAACCATGGGAGTCTAAGTATATGTCAGGTCTTGTCGTTCTTTCTAGTAGTCCTGCGTTTAAAGGTCAATTGTTAGAAGTTCAGGGCAAAAGGTGATGAATTTTCTCTCTAATTGTTTAATTTTATCACTAAAGAAGCTCATGAAGTCATCGCTTCTCAGAGCTACAGGACTAGATGTGactgtcagcctggctacatgctgaaaagaaaccttggattgtttttattttctaatgttaGTCAGGAGTAATAGTCTGATCTGGTATTactgagggccttcctatatGTTTTTAGACTGTCTTGCCAATCCAAACGAGAgtcttccagtttggtggaacgcaatttactttcaagttttcacgagatttgttttaatttgtgtacATGATTATTCATGTGTGCAAACAAGTTCTCCTTATAGATATATTTAAGTTACCTTAGCTGTTGAGTGTGTATACAGTCAACAGAAAATAAGTCGGTAATTTGTAGATTTTCAAATTACCCTAACTCTGATCTAAAGTTGTTACAAAGCAAAAATATGAGTTACTGCAACTTGTTAGTTAAGATATGAATGGTTTAAAAGTTATcttaatgtattgttatacattACTGCAACTTTGAGTTAAGTTAAACACGGTTTTAAAGTtctcttaatttttttattgagtTATTGCAACTTGgagttaagttaaaaaaaaattaaaatagaaagTTGGAACAGCTCAGAgcaaaacttctttttttttcaatagacACCAAATGTGAGCAACTTCATCTTCAGACTGTATTTATCAAAAAATGAGGCCACAGTAGATTAAAACGTTTTACTGCATACAGTACTGTAAACAAATACTGCAAATTTCTCCCAAACTAAATCTGTGATGTTAATGGTAAACATTCACAACATTCGAAGATCTTTGTAGATTTGGTGTGCAATTCAAAAGGTATTGAAGAGAGGGTTTGAGAGGGCTATTGTAATGAATTGAGTCTCCATCTACGCAGTGCAGTCCATGCCATAAAGATCATCTTGAATCAGTTTGGTATTTATTGatctttttgaaaataaatcacaGGCCTTTCTTTGTCCTGATCAAGTACACAAATTCTCAGACTTTTCtaagaaatcattttttttacagcagcTTTAAATTGTCTGGTAGGTGTTGCGATGACACTTGTGCCATCCCCCAGATGATAGCCCCCAGAGATCAGAACCTGCCTATGGCCTCAATGGTTCAGAGTTCAAGCCAgtggtgatatatatatatatatatatatatatatatatatatatatatatatcataatatTAGATAATCATACAGAACATACATCTAATCAGGCATTGTGCTGTGGACAGCTGCCctgcatattttaaatgtgtgtctgtattgACAAACCTGATTCGGATTAACCATCCGTCCAGTTTCAGTTTAGGAAATTCATGTTATTGCGTCAACCCGGGCTGACTCAATAAAATATAGCCAAAATAGCTTGAGTTGATTTTTATCTGATGACTGAGTTAACTTTGTGTTCTTTGAGCAGCAATTAAACTGAGAAACCTCTGTGtctttccttcttttgtttaattcaattttttgtcTTTCAGCTCTTTATTGAGGTTCGTAGGAATCAGACCAAATAAATTACAGTAGACCAACATTCAAGGTTGTTTTTATTCAGCCGGTACTTTATTAGCTTTTATGTTGTATAGTGTTAATTAAGTTTGTACATACTTATTATAAATTATGGCTCAGAGGTTACTGTAAATGGCTGACATTAAAGGCCGGACACAACATCACTGAAGAAGATACAGTGCAGTTTCTGATAATGTCTATGGTACAATTCCCTTCTTCGTTATTCTAATGTGGATGTAAAAACCTTCAGATTACAGCTAGAAGTTGAGCATACTGTGCTTGAATGCAGAGCCAGCACTAACCCAATGTGTCACAGTACTGATGCAGACTGCACAGTAAACCCTAGAGGCTCTGCTGTTtccaaaatacatgaaaaagaaaaaaagtactcATTCTCAAAGAATGTTACACTCTAACATACCCAAGGTAACAATGTGGCCAAAAATGTGCAATACTGTTATTACATTTATTCTGTTATTAAATTGCTCAGCAACATGAAGGACATTTTCTCTTCATGATTAGAGTCTAATTTCAGGAACCATGCAGAGTCTCTCTACAGCATGTTGGCCTCACAGGAGTTAGGTTGCAATATCTTGAGTGAAACAATCAAAATAATAGATTTTTTAAACCACGGATAGAAAAAGGCATAGATCACCGGGTTTAGACAGGAGTTAAAATAGAACAAACATGTTACAGATGCAGCAGATGAAGCATTAAGCACGTTATCTTGGCCTGTAAGGGTGACACAATAATATGGGCAGAGACATATCAGAAACACAACTATAACCACACCGAGAGTCCTGGCTGCTTTCAATTCAGATTTTTTAGCAGTTACTTTCACTGAAAACTGAAGTGTGACAGCTGCAATATGAGACCGCATGGCNNNNNNNNNNTGAGACACAGCCACCACAAACACTCTCATATACAGAACAACAATAACAgtaacaggaagaataaatgaaaaaatagcaTCTGCCATTCCAGCAATGTAGGTGACTAAATTATTACACTCTCCAAAGCAGGAGTTAAACCTGCCTGGTTGTTTAAGGGTATCTTTCAGAACCAGACATTGAAAGATCACCGAACATAtccaacacagacaaacacagatgtGAACTCTTTTTTCTGTGACTTTAGTGGAGTAATGCATAGGATCACATATAGCCACATAGCGGTCAATAGATATGAGCACCATGGTTCCTACGGAGGTAGAAGTGATAATGTATGATACACACtgatacacaacacacataatTTCACCAAGGAACCAGCAGCCGTCTATGAGTATAATTTGAAAGAACATTAGGAGACCCACGAAGAAATCtgagacagccagagagaggaggaggaggttagTGGGGGTTTGGAGCTGCCTGGAGGAAAAAGACCAACAATGCATTTATCAATACTAATAATATCAATTATCATGCAGAGAAAAGCAGATAGAACAAAGActgtaatgcaaaaaaaacttgttCTTCAATACTTGTTATTATTATCCATCAGTTCCATATATCAATTAAGCATTTGGCTACCTGAAGTGGGAGATAGAGATGATGACCAGCAGGTTAAGAGTCACAGTGAtcagagagatggaggacaGCAGAATGTAGATCAGCATGGACTCAAAGTGAGGACGCACTGGCTTCCTGCAGGAGGTGTTGAGGAGTTGTGGGAAGCAGAGTTCTGTTCCCTCCGAGGTCTCCatcagcagagagaggagacgcTGCTGAACTCTGGCAGCTCTCTGACTAAAACTTTATGTCATACAACGGATTTATCTCTATCCTACCTGCCCACACCTCCTTCCCTCTTCATtgatattgctgtttttctctccctcGAGATGTAAATACAGTTTTCTGTACTCATCTTCCTAGGGTGAACAGATTTCCCAGAACTAAAACACTTTGCGCGTGACCGTAGTACTCGTGCACGCACACGCTTTTTAACATGAACATGTGTCAGCCCAGGTCAGACATGGACACAGACGGATTAGACACCATTTTGCCAACAGCACACGTAGGCCCACTGCTCACAACATAATGGGGTATCTGTTTACAAATATGCATTGCAACGTTGGCTGAACGGAAAATGCAAATGCAGACCGCTACgattgactgacacacacacacacacacacactttgttaaAATCATACGCTGAAGGCTTTATTAGTCTTTCTACATGGGTTTGGTTAGCAATCGGGCTGTAATAAGACAATGTTGGCTATGTAATCGCTGACAACCGGGTCAATTTCATAGTGGTTGGTGTAAATGTAACCGGTCTGGCCTCAGTACCGGTTACCTGCGTTGTGTCTAGAGTGAAGACGACTGGAGACTCAGGCCTTGGCACAGGACATTTAATGCTGTTGAGTGTTTtagggaaagaaaaacacagcgtTGCTCATTCGCCCTCAACACATGCCGCTCTCGGCCAGATCCAACACCATCTGACGAGAGCCGGGAAACCAAACAGTTATGTTCCCAAAACGCCCAGCAGAGGGCGCATTNNNNNNNNNNcatgtaaaatacataaacagtCCCTTTGTTATATAAAGAGCAAACAAactaaaatcaaaaatacacaGTAAAATGAGGGATATTTGGTGGAattcaaacgttttttttccataCCTGCTACACGAACCAGGACATTTTAGGACCTCGACAGGcgtttgtaaattatagagtgtggtctagacctattctatctgtaa belongs to Etheostoma spectabile isolate EspeVRDwgs_2016 chromosome 5, UIUC_Espe_1.0, whole genome shotgun sequence and includes:
- the LOC116689073 gene encoding trace amine-associated receptor 13c-like; translation: METSEGTELCFPQLLNTSCRKPVRPHFESMLIYILLSSISLITVTLNLLVIISISHFRQLQTPTNLLLLSLAVSDFFVGLLMFFQIILIDGCWFLGEIMCVVYQCVSYIITSTSVGTMVLISIDRYVAICDPMHYSTKVTEKRVHICVCLCWICSVIFQCLVLKDTLKQPGRFNSCFGECNNLVTYIAGMADAIFSFILPVTVIVVLYMRVFVVAVSXXXXAMRSHIAAVTLQFSVKVTAKKSELKAARTLGVVIVVFLICLCPYYCVTLTGQDNVLNASSAASVTCLFYFNSCLNPVIYAFFYPWFKKSIILIVSLKILQPNSCEANML